In a genomic window of Chrysemys picta bellii isolate R12L10 chromosome 1, ASM1138683v2, whole genome shotgun sequence:
- the LOC101934846 gene encoding zinc finger protein OZF-like isoform X2 produces MESLRGPYIASDRVVSKIKKGIRLQEGPGKMKTRNALSRRFKGNISKSPDQTEACESQEKSENEMRKSPSQEASVRQPEDDDHTEDKPNTSDCENDSVLSPGLVEQETAHMEEKPYQCSECGKSFSRNSYLTQHQRIHVAEKPFGCGECLKSFTRNSDLVKHQRIHTGEKPYQCNECEKTFSQRSNVIRHQRTHTGEKHYKCKECGKSFSQNSHLIVHQRSHKGEKPYRCTRCEKSFSDCSSLIIHRRIHTGEKPHQCKECGKRFRDSSAIIRHQRIHTGEKPYKCGDCGKSFRQSSSLITHRRTHTGEKPYKCSVCDKSFSQSSALATHHRIHTGENPYRCSECGKTRSERAALISHRSVHTHGKPYKCAECGESFRRSTALNVHLRIHRGERPYTCDECGRTFRQSSALDVHSRIHTGARPYKCSECGKNFRQSSALKVHLRIHTGKKPYKCIACRKSLSLRSHLV; encoded by the coding sequence CAAGTGACAGAGTcgtgagtaaaattaaaaagggcaTTCGTCTTCAGGAAGGTCCCGGGAAAATGAAAACACGTAATGCATTGTCGAGAAGATTTAAAGGGAATATTTCCAAGAGTCCTGACCAAACAGAGGCTTGTGAGAGTCAGGAGAAGTCagaaaatgaaatgagaaaatccccttcccaggaagcaAGTGTCAGGCAACCTGAAGATGATGATCATACTGAAGATAAACCAAACACATCTGATtgtgagaatgactctgtttTGAGTCCAGGCCTCGTTGAGCAAGAGACAGCGCACATGGAAGAAAAACCCTATCAGTGTTctgaatgtgggaaaagcttcagtcgaaACTCCTACCTTACTCAGCATCAGAGAATCCATGTGGCAGAGAAACCCTTTGGTTGTGGTGAATGTTTGAAAAGCTTCACTCGGAATTCAGACCTGGTTAAACACcagcgaatccacacaggagagaagccttATCAATGCAACGAGTGTGAGAAAACCTTCAGTCAGCGGTCAaatgttatcagacaccagagaACCCACACGGGTGAAAAACACTACAAATGTAAAGAatgcgggaagagcttcagtcAGAATTCGCACCTCATCGTACACCAAAGAAGCCACAAGGGCGAGAAGCCCTACCGTTGTACTAGATGTGAGAAAAGCTTCAGTGATTGCTCATCGCTTATTATACacaggagaatccacacaggggagaaaccccaTCAATGTAAAGAATGTGGGAAAAGGTTCCGTGACAGCTCCGCCATCATCCGACACCAgcgaatccacacgggagagaaaccctacaaaTGTGGTGATTGTGGAAAGAGCTTCCGACAGAGCTCATCACTTATTACCCACAgaagaacccacacaggagaaaaGCCCTACAAATGTTCAGTGTGTGAtaaaagcttcagtcagagctcGGCACTTGCGACTCATCACCGAATCCATACAGGAGAAAATCCCTATCGATGTTCTGAATGTGGGAAAACCCGGAGTGAGCGCGCTGCACTTATTTCACATCGGAGTGTCCACACACACGGAAAACCTTACAAGTGTGCTGAATGTGGAGAAAGCTTTAGACGGAGCACAGCACTTAATGTCCATCTGAGaatccacagaggagagagaccATATACATGTGATGAATGTGGGAGAACCTTCAGACAGAGTTCAGCTCTTGATGTGCATTCGCGAATCCACACAGGAGCAAGACCCTATAAATGTAGTGAATGTGGAAAAAACTTCAGACAGAGCTCAGCACTTAAAGTGCATTTAAGAATCCACACAGGAAAGAAACCCTATAAATGTATTGCATGTAGGAAAAGTCTCAGTTTGCGTTCACATCTAGTATAG